From Juglans regia cultivar Chandler chromosome 8, Walnut 2.0, whole genome shotgun sequence, the proteins below share one genomic window:
- the LOC109006179 gene encoding protein SMAX1-LIKE 5-like, translating to MRSGACAAPQTLTTEAASVLKHSLSLARRRGHAQVTPLHVAATLLSSRASLLRRACLKSQPRHTSHPLQCRALELCFNVALNRLPTTPGPLLHGLPSLSNALIAALKRAQAHQRRGCIEQQQQQPLLAIKVELEQLILSILDDPSVSRVMREAGFSSTTVKNNIEDSSATSVLQCYNSSGGVFSSPCSPSPTETQRDIINPSAFWQTHFLTCSSEQNPGLFSPQKKVPTNPITGSASSKQDIKLVFEVLLGKNKRKNTVIVGDSTPITEGLVAELMSRLERGEVPGELKSTQVIKFQFAPVALRFMKKEDVEMNLSELKRKLVSLASGGGGAIVYTGDLKWTVETTFNEREGGFSGGEMSGYNPVDHLVAEIGRLVSDNGSSKTKVWLLATASYQTYMRCQIRKPPLEIQWALQAVNVPSGGLGLSLHGYSVLDSKMTFSQNPYDQLLELKPFSCKEELDRLACCAECASNYEKEANLFKSSQQKLLPPWLQPRGADQARQKDELVKLKRKWNRMCQNGQHQVRQNQSVIGKSCSYTSSYPWWPSQNSLFPDSNSIPFANSTLKSANCTNHVPRFRRQQSCTIEFNFNGGTEKQQSAEPSLHSLKDNDGKELKITLALGNSLFPHSTKLVEQKSERTMQRADTSKLLQEVVPWQTETIPSIAEALIDSKLAKQETWFLVQGDDSIGKRRLARAIAESIFGSADLLLHMSMTKRDNELTPGTEVLAKTLKNHEKLVVLVEDVDLADTQFMKFLADRYETGKFGESSKREASVGQTIFILTNGGSTTYEDKKNQKFVIKLNLEINERKPILATPNVDRKRKAEWDLSNFGKKKREYGSSVAGETGNSKKDLSRQSSFNTLDLNIRAEENDESEDKQGEHSPISSDLTRETPTDPRSRPHGFLKLIENRFVFDRSPARDREMIELILSKIKGSFEEVCGKQNVDSFSVEERVLEEVLVGSASFPNSLFEKWLRDIFQTSLRTVEFGGKKGMGVRLCLDGKGDGILEDGFLGSRLPKTIQVSY from the exons ATGCGCTCAGGAGCTTGTGCAGCGCCGCAGACCCTCACAACAGAGGCTGCTTCAGTCTTGAAGCACTCTCTCAGCTTGGCAAGGAGGAGGGGCCATGCTCAGGTCACTCCTCTCCATGTGGCTGCCACTTTACTGAGTTCAAGGGCCAGTCTATTAAGAAGGGCTTGTCTCAAATCTCAGCCACGCCATACATCACATCCTCTCCAATGCAGAGCTCTTGAGCTATGCTTCAACGTGGCTCTGAATAGACTGCCAACCACGCCTGGTCCTCTGCTACATGGCCTGCCCTCTCTATCCAATGCTCTCATTGCCGCACTCAAAAGAGCACAGGCACACCAAAGAAGGGGTTGCATTgaacaacagcaacaacaaccACTTTTAGCCATAAAGGTTGAGTTAGAACAGCTTATCTTATCCATCTTAGATGACCCTAGCGTCAGCAGGGTTATGAGAGAGGCTGGGTTCTCTAGCACTACAGTCAAGAACAACATAGAGGACTCTTCAGCCACTTCTGTGCTTCAGTGTTACAATAGTTCCGGTGGAGTTTTTTCTTCACCTTGTTCACCTTCTCCAACTGAAACCCAGAGAGATATCATCAACCCTAGCGCTTTCTGGCAAACCCATTTCTTGACTTGCTCTTCCGAACAAAACCCAGGTCTCTTCTCCCCTCAAAAGAAAGTTCCAACCAACCCCATCACAGGTTCAGCCTCTTCCAAACAAGATATCAAGTTGGTCTTTGAGGTCCTTCTGGGgaagaataagagaaagaaCACTGTGATAGTTGGTGATTCAACGCCTATAACTGAAGGCCTAGTGGCGGAGTTAATGTCAAGGCTTGAAAGAGGGGAGGTTCCTGGAGAGCTGAAATCAACCCAGGTCATCAAATTTCAGTTTGCACCAGTTGCACTAAGATTCATGAAGAAGGAAGATGTGGAGATGAACCTTTCAGAACTGAAAAGGAAGCTGGTTTCTCTTGCATCAGGAGGAGGTGGAGCGATTGTTTACACTGGTGACCTGAAATGGACAGTTGAGACAACTTTTAATGAAAGAGAAGGAGGATTCTCTGGTGGAGAAATGTCTGGTTATAACCCAGTTGATCATCTCGTTGCCGAAATAGGGAGGTTAGTCTCTGACAATGGTAGCTCAAAGACAAAGGTATGGCTATTGGCAACTGCGAGTTACCAAACATACATGAGGTGCCAAATACGGAAACCCCCTCTTGAGATACAATGGGCTCTTCAAGCCGTTAATGTTCCATCAGGTGGACTTGGTTTAAGTCTCCACGGTTACAG TGTGCTTGATTCAAAGATGACATTCTCCCAGAACCCATATGATCAGTTGCTGGAATTAAAGCCATTTAGTTGCAAGGAGGAACTAGATAGGCTCGCATGCTGTGCAGAATGTGCATCCAATTACGAAAAAGAAGCCAACTTGTTCAAATCTAGCCAGCAAAAGCTCTTGCCTCCTTGGCTGCAACCTCGTGGAGCTGATCAAGCCCGCCAAAAG GATGAATTGGTGAAGTTGAAGAGGAAGTGGAACAGAATGTGCCAGAACGGTCAGCACCAGGTCAGGCAGAATCAGAGCGTAATAGGGAAGAGCTGCTCCTATACTTCATCCTACCCCTGGTGGCCAAGTCAGAACAGCCTCTTCCCCGACTCGAATTCGATTCCCTTCGCTAATTCCACTTTGAAGTCCGCCAACTGCACCAATCACGTGCCTCGATTCAGACGACAACAGTCTTGCACCATTGAATTCAATTTCAATGGCGGTACCGAGAAACAGCAATCAGCGGAACCGAGCTTGCACTCTCTTAAAGACAACGATGGGAAGGAATTGAAGATTACCCTCGCTCTAGGCAATTCTCTGTTCCCTCATTCCACAAAATTGGTGGAGCAGAAAAGTGAACGAACAATGCAACGAGCTGACACGAGTAAGCTGCTACAGGAGGTTGTGCCATGGCAAACCGAAACCATTccttcaatagcagaggccttGATTGACTCCAAGCTGGCAAAGCAGGAGACGTGGTTCCTGGTTCAAGGGGATGACTCCATAGGAAAAAGAAGGTTGGCACGAGCAATTGCAGAATCCATTTTCGGGTCTGCTGATTTGCTCCTCCACATGAGCATGACAAAAAGAGATAATGAATTGACCCCAGGTACTGAAGTCCTTGCGAAAACTTTGAAAAACCACGAAAAGCTTGTCGTCTTGGTGGAAGATGTTGATCTGGCTGATACCCAGTTCATGAAATTCCTAGCTGATAGATATGAAACTGGAAAATTCGGAGAATCAAGCAAAAGGGAGGCAAGTGTGGGCCAGACAATATTCATCCTGACTAATGGTGGTTCCACGACTTATGAAgataagaaaaaccaaaaatttgTTATCAAGCTGAACCTGGAAATTAATGAAAGAAAACCTATTTTGGCGACACCTAATGTAGATAGAAAGCGCAAGGCCGAATGGGACCTGTCAAACTttggaaagaagaaaagggaaTATGGATCTTCGGTGGCAGGGGAGACAGGCAACAGCAAAAAGGACTTATCGAGGCAATCGAGCTTCAATACGCTTGATCTGAACATAAGAGCTGAGGAGAACGATGAAAGCGAGGACAAACAAGGGGAGCATAGCCCCATTTCGAGCGATTTGACTCGCGAAACCCCAACCGATCCCCGAAGCAGGCCGCATGGATTTCTTAAGTTGATCGAGAACCGCTTTGTTTTCGACCGAAGCCCCGCTAGGGATAGAGAGATGATAGAGCTTATCTTGTCCAAGATCAAAGGGTCGTTCGAGGAGGTTTGTGGGAAGCAAAACGTGGATAGTTTTAGCGTAGAAGAGAGGGTGTTAGAGGAGGTGTTAGTCGGCTCTGCTTCTTTTCCCAACAGTTTGTTTGAGAAATGGCTGAGAGACATTTTCCAAACGAGCTTACGAACGGTCGAATTTGGCGGGAAGAAGGGTATGGGcgttaggctgtgtttggatggCAAAGGAGATGGGATTTTGGAAGATGGCTTCTTGGGTTCACGTCTACCTAAGACAATTCAAGTTtcttactaa